The following coding sequences lie in one Frigoribacterium sp. SL97 genomic window:
- a CDS encoding ABC-F family ATP-binding cassette domain-containing protein: MSASLVAKGLAGGHGHRTLFDDLDLTVAPGDVVGVVGVNGAGKSTLLRLLAGVDEPQAGTITLNPGDAFVGWLPQEHERVPGETVADYIGRRTGSTQATAEMDAAAAALGDPDPAPRADGLEPADVYSTALDRWLASGAADLDDRLPQVLADLGLDRDGDGAVGPDSPMTGLSGGQAARVGLAALLLSRFDVALLDEPTNDLDLDGLERLERFVQGQRGGIVLVSHDREFLARCVTKVLELDLAQSSNRVFGGYDAYLDERETARRHAREAYDEFAEKKADLVGRARTQREWSSQGVRNAMKKAPDNDKIRRKASAESSEKQAQKVRQMESRIARLDEVDEPRKEWQLEFTIGAAPRSSSVVSTLSGAVFRQGDPATGEFVLGPVSLQVDGGDRIGITGPNGAGKSTLLRGLLGRQAPSEGGASRGASIAVGEIDQARALLAGDVPLADAFEALVPDWPQAEVRTLLAKFGLKADHVSRPVDELSPGERTRAGLALLQARGVNVLVLDEPTNHLDLAAIEQLEQALESYDGTLLLVTHDRRMLETVRLDRHWRVEGGTVTES, from the coding sequence ATGAGCGCTTCACTCGTGGCCAAGGGCCTGGCCGGCGGCCACGGGCACCGCACCCTCTTCGACGACCTCGACCTGACCGTCGCCCCGGGTGACGTCGTGGGGGTGGTGGGCGTGAACGGGGCCGGCAAGTCGACGTTGCTGCGCCTCCTGGCGGGGGTCGACGAGCCGCAGGCCGGCACGATCACCCTCAACCCCGGCGACGCCTTCGTCGGCTGGCTGCCGCAGGAGCACGAGCGCGTGCCCGGAGAGACCGTCGCCGACTACATCGGCCGCCGCACGGGCAGCACGCAGGCCACCGCCGAGATGGACGCCGCCGCCGCCGCCCTCGGCGACCCCGACCCGGCGCCCCGAGCCGACGGCCTCGAACCGGCCGACGTCTACTCGACCGCCCTCGACCGGTGGCTCGCCAGCGGCGCCGCCGACCTCGACGACCGCCTGCCGCAGGTGCTCGCCGACCTCGGCCTCGACCGTGACGGCGACGGAGCCGTCGGCCCCGACAGCCCGATGACCGGCCTCAGCGGAGGCCAGGCCGCCCGCGTCGGCCTCGCCGCCCTGCTCCTCAGCCGCTTCGACGTCGCGCTGCTCGACGAGCCCACGAACGACCTCGACCTCGACGGCCTCGAACGACTCGAGCGCTTCGTGCAGGGGCAGCGGGGCGGCATCGTCCTCGTCAGCCACGACCGCGAGTTCCTCGCCCGATGCGTGACGAAGGTGCTCGAGCTCGACCTCGCGCAGTCGTCGAACCGCGTCTTCGGCGGCTACGACGCCTACCTCGACGAGCGCGAGACGGCCCGCCGTCACGCCCGCGAGGCCTACGACGAGTTCGCCGAGAAGAAGGCCGACCTCGTCGGCCGCGCCCGCACGCAGCGCGAGTGGTCGAGCCAGGGCGTCCGCAACGCGATGAAGAAGGCCCCCGACAACGACAAGATCCGTCGCAAGGCCTCGGCCGAGTCGAGCGAGAAGCAGGCCCAGAAGGTCCGCCAGATGGAGAGCCGCATCGCCCGCCTCGACGAGGTCGACGAGCCCCGCAAAGAGTGGCAGCTCGAGTTCACGATCGGCGCCGCACCCCGGTCGAGCTCGGTCGTCTCGACCCTGAGCGGTGCAGTGTTCCGCCAGGGCGACCCCGCGACGGGCGAGTTCGTGCTCGGTCCGGTGTCGCTGCAGGTGGACGGCGGCGACCGCATCGGCATCACCGGCCCGAACGGCGCCGGCAAGTCGACCCTGCTGCGCGGCCTGCTCGGCCGCCAGGCCCCCAGCGAAGGAGGCGCGAGTCGCGGAGCCAGCATCGCCGTCGGCGAGATCGACCAGGCCAGGGCACTCCTGGCCGGCGACGTGCCGTTGGCCGACGCGTTCGAGGCGCTCGTGCCGGACTGGCCCCAGGCCGAGGTGCGGACGTTGCTCGCCAAGTTCGGGCTCAAGGCCGACCACGTCTCGCGTCCGGTCGACGAGCTCTCGCCCGGCGAGCGCACCCGCGCCGGCCTCGCCCTGCTGCAGGCCCGAGGCGTCAACGTGCTCGTGCTCGACGAGCCCACGAACCACCTCGACCTCGCCGCCATCGAGCAGCTCGAGCAGGCCCTCGAGTCGTACGACGGCACGCTGCTGCTCGTCACGCACGACCGGCGCATGCTCGAGACGGTCCGGCTCGATCGCCACTGGAGGGTCGAGGGCGGCACCGTCACCGAGTCGTGA
- a CDS encoding PspC domain-containing protein, translating into MASLTRPRRGKIIAGVCAALANRFGISAFLVRLIFVLSIILPGPQVLVYLVLWVVFPKENR; encoded by the coding sequence ATGGCCTCCCTCACTCGTCCCCGCCGCGGCAAGATCATCGCCGGAGTCTGCGCCGCCCTCGCGAACCGCTTCGGCATCAGCGCCTTCCTGGTGCGCCTGATCTTCGTGCTGTCGATCATCCTCCCGGGGCCCCAGGTGCTCGTGTACCTCGTGCTCTGGGTCGTGTTCCCGAAGGAGAACCGCTAG
- a CDS encoding DUF2017 domain-containing protein: MTLVPFVRPRGGDEIRVRLDADERGLLTDLVGQLLSLLENGDEGDPALARLLPAAYRDDAEAAAEFRRFTADDLTRRKVENGRAVLATLGEAGSTLDRAAQQSWLRTLNDLRLTLGERLGVTGDGLPEGGDRQLQAMGHVFDWLGYLQEALLRSLHKG, translated from the coding sequence GTGACGCTGGTGCCGTTCGTCCGCCCCCGGGGCGGCGACGAGATCCGCGTGCGGCTCGACGCCGACGAGCGGGGCCTGCTCACCGACCTGGTCGGTCAACTGCTGTCGCTGCTCGAGAACGGTGACGAGGGCGATCCGGCCCTGGCGCGCCTCCTGCCGGCGGCGTACCGCGACGACGCCGAGGCGGCCGCCGAGTTCCGGCGGTTCACGGCCGACGACCTGACCCGGCGCAAGGTCGAGAACGGCCGGGCGGTGCTGGCGACGCTCGGCGAAGCGGGGTCGACGCTCGACCGTGCCGCCCAGCAGTCGTGGCTGCGCACCCTCAACGACCTTCGCCTGACCCTCGGCGAGCGCCTGGGGGTCACGGGTGACGGCCTCCCCGAGGGCGGTGACCGTCAGCTGCAGGCGATGGGCCACGTCTTCGACTGGCTGGGCTACCTGCAGGAGGCGCTGCTGCGGTCCCTGCACAAGGGCTGA
- the clpS gene encoding ATP-dependent Clp protease adapter ClpS, giving the protein MSPTLDDTRTGTEADQRLLTSPDTPWVTLVWDDPVNLMTYVTHVFETYFGFGRAEAKRLMMRVHTEGRAVVATGNREAMERHVEAMHDYGLWATLSKEDEA; this is encoded by the coding sequence GTGAGCCCCACCCTCGACGACACCCGCACGGGAACGGAGGCCGACCAGCGCCTCCTGACCTCGCCCGACACCCCCTGGGTGACGCTCGTCTGGGACGACCCGGTCAACCTGATGACCTACGTCACGCACGTCTTCGAGACCTACTTCGGCTTCGGCCGGGCCGAGGCGAAGCGCCTGATGATGCGGGTCCACACCGAGGGTCGTGCGGTCGTCGCCACGGGCAACCGCGAAGCGATGGAGCGGCACGTCGAGGCGATGCACGACTACGGCCTGTGGGCGACCCTCTCGAAGGAGGACGAGGCGTGA
- the glyA gene encoding serine hydroxymethyltransferase, with the protein MSDQTSAQTAASSAESTDRQPSTFNQPLSVVDPEIAAVLEQELGRQRDYLEMIASENFVPRAVLESQGSVLTNKYAEGYPGRRYYGGCEFVDVAENLAIERAKSLFGAEFANVQPHSGAQANAAVLAAIADIGDTILGLELSHGGHLTHGMKLNFSGKMYKAVAYEVDPETYLIDMDVVRRQAIEHQPKVIIAGWSAYPRQLDFAAFRAIADEVGAYLWVDMAHFAGLVAAGLHPSPLPHAHVVSSTVHKTLAGPRSGVILSNHEPLFKKLNSAVFPGQQGGPLMHVIAAKATAFKLAAEPEFKDRQERTIRGAQALAARLTADDAKAAGVDVLTGGTDVHLVLVDLRASEVDGKQAENLLHDVGITVNRNSVPWDPRPPMVTSGVRIGTSALATRGFSDDEFAEVADIIALTLMPSPDVEALAARVKALTDAFPLYA; encoded by the coding sequence ATCTCCGACCAGACCAGCGCCCAGACCGCCGCCTCGTCCGCCGAGTCGACCGATCGCCAGCCGTCGACCTTCAACCAGCCGCTCTCGGTCGTCGACCCCGAGATCGCCGCCGTCCTCGAGCAAGAGCTGGGGCGCCAGCGCGACTACCTCGAGATGATCGCCTCCGAGAACTTCGTGCCGCGTGCCGTGCTCGAGTCGCAGGGCTCGGTGCTGACGAACAAGTACGCCGAGGGCTACCCGGGTCGTCGCTACTACGGCGGTTGCGAGTTCGTCGACGTCGCCGAGAACCTCGCCATCGAGCGCGCCAAGTCGCTGTTCGGCGCCGAGTTCGCCAACGTCCAGCCGCACTCGGGTGCCCAGGCGAACGCCGCCGTGCTCGCCGCGATCGCCGACATCGGCGACACGATCCTCGGTCTCGAGCTGTCGCACGGCGGCCACCTGACCCACGGCATGAAGCTCAACTTCTCGGGCAAGATGTACAAGGCCGTGGCCTACGAGGTCGACCCCGAGACCTACCTGATCGACATGGACGTCGTCCGTCGCCAGGCGATCGAGCACCAGCCCAAGGTCATCATCGCCGGCTGGTCGGCCTACCCCCGTCAGCTCGACTTCGCGGCCTTCCGCGCCATCGCCGACGAGGTGGGCGCCTACCTCTGGGTCGACATGGCGCACTTCGCCGGGCTCGTGGCCGCGGGCCTGCACCCGTCGCCCCTGCCGCACGCGCACGTGGTCTCGTCGACGGTGCACAAGACCCTCGCGGGTCCCCGCTCGGGCGTGATCCTCTCGAACCACGAGCCCCTGTTCAAGAAGCTCAACTCGGCCGTGTTCCCGGGCCAGCAGGGCGGCCCCCTGATGCACGTCATCGCGGCCAAGGCGACGGCGTTCAAGCTCGCCGCCGAGCCCGAGTTCAAGGACCGTCAAGAGCGCACCATCCGCGGCGCCCAGGCCCTCGCGGCCCGCCTCACGGCCGACGACGCCAAGGCCGCCGGGGTCGACGTGCTGACCGGTGGCACCGACGTGCACTTGGTGCTCGTCGACCTGCGCGCCAGCGAGGTCGACGGCAAGCAGGCCGAGAACCTGCTGCACGACGTCGGCATCACGGTGAACCGCAACTCGGTGCCGTGGGACCCCCGCCCGCCGATGGTCACCTCGGGCGTGCGCATCGGCACGTCGGCCCTCGCCACCCGTGGCTTCTCGGATGACGAGTTCGCCGAGGTCGCCGACATCATCGCGCTCACCCTGATGCCCTCGCCCGACGTCGAGGCCCTCGCGGCCCGCGTCAAGGCGCTGACCGACGCGTTCCCGCTCTACGCGTGA
- a CDS encoding bifunctional methylenetetrahydrofolate dehydrogenase/methenyltetrahydrofolate cyclohydrolase, with translation MGVERARFVPGDDSSAVKIDGTALAAAVKDDLRLRVDALKARGIAPGLGTILVGANPGSLSYVAGKHRDCAEVGIESIRIDLPDTATEDEIRRAIETMNADPAVTAFIIQLPLPAGIDPTAMLELMDPAKDADGLHPVNLGELVLAVPGGKGSIDTPLPCTPRGIVEMLHAYDIPIAGTHVTIIGQGLTVGRPLGLLLTRLEATATLTHSRTVDVAAEVRRADIVVAAAGVAGLVKPDWVKPGAAVIDVGITRVQNEETGKYKLRGDVDPAVAAVAGFQSPVPGGVGPMTRAMLLKNVVEAAERP, from the coding sequence GTGGGCGTCGAGCGTGCCCGTTTCGTCCCCGGCGACGACTCGTCCGCCGTGAAGATCGACGGCACGGCTCTGGCCGCCGCCGTCAAGGACGACCTGCGCCTCCGGGTGGACGCCCTCAAGGCCCGGGGCATCGCGCCGGGACTCGGGACGATCCTGGTCGGGGCGAACCCCGGTTCGCTGTCCTACGTCGCGGGCAAGCACCGTGACTGCGCCGAGGTCGGCATCGAGTCGATCCGCATCGACCTGCCCGACACGGCGACCGAGGACGAGATCCGTCGGGCGATCGAGACGATGAACGCCGACCCCGCGGTCACGGCGTTCATCATCCAGTTGCCGTTGCCCGCCGGCATCGACCCGACGGCGATGCTCGAGCTCATGGACCCGGCCAAGGACGCCGACGGCCTGCACCCGGTCAACCTCGGCGAGCTCGTGCTGGCCGTGCCCGGCGGCAAGGGGTCGATCGACACGCCCCTGCCCTGCACGCCGCGCGGCATCGTCGAGATGCTGCACGCCTACGACATCCCGATCGCGGGGACGCACGTCACGATCATCGGCCAGGGGCTGACGGTCGGGCGGCCGCTCGGGCTGCTGTTGACCCGCCTCGAGGCGACGGCGACGCTGACGCACTCCCGGACGGTCGACGTCGCCGCCGAGGTGCGCCGGGCCGACATCGTCGTGGCCGCCGCGGGCGTCGCGGGGCTGGTCAAGCCGGACTGGGTGAAGCCCGGGGCCGCCGTGATCGACGTGGGCATCACCCGCGTGCAGAACGAGGAGACGGGCAAGTACAAGCTGCGCGGAGACGTCGATCCGGCCGTCGCCGCGGTCGCGGGCTTCCAGTCGCCCGTTCCGGGTGGGGTCGGGCCGATGACCCGGGCCATGCTGCTGAAGAACGTGGTCGAGGCCGCCGAGCGTCCCTGA
- the galK gene encoding galactokinase, translating to MTDTTTPQGFREVFDTEVAGRWSAPGRVNLIGEHTDYNDGFVLPFAIDRRTTVTVGRRDDRLLRVASSFEGGVHEVSLDDLDPASMSGWSAYALGIAWALSVAHDRADSPSFAAAGGDLSTIDLSGVPGLDLFVESEVPVGAGLSSSAALECSVAVAFAELWSLDVNRSALAAVGQLAENEVVGAPTGIMDQSASLLGEADSGVFLDCRSLDADVVDLGFAAAGLEVLVVDTHVEHAHATGGYVERRASCEKGAAALGVDSLRDLDADDLGRAEELLDDETFRRVRHVVTENQRVLDTVRTLRTDGPQAIGHLLDASHVSMRDDFEISVPELDLAVATAQATGAVGARMTGGGFGGSAIALVPTEARADVEAAIVAAFAEAGYTAPTVFTVHAAEGARRDA from the coding sequence ATGACCGACACCACCACTCCCCAGGGCTTCCGCGAGGTCTTCGACACCGAGGTCGCCGGACGCTGGTCCGCCCCGGGCCGCGTGAACCTCATCGGCGAGCACACCGACTACAACGACGGCTTCGTGCTGCCCTTCGCCATCGACCGACGCACCACCGTCACCGTCGGTCGGCGCGACGACCGCCTGCTGCGCGTGGCGTCGTCGTTCGAGGGCGGCGTGCACGAGGTGTCGCTCGACGACCTCGACCCGGCATCGATGTCGGGTTGGTCGGCGTACGCCCTCGGCATCGCCTGGGCGTTGTCGGTCGCACACGACCGCGCCGACTCACCCTCGTTCGCGGCCGCCGGGGGCGACCTGTCGACCATCGACCTGTCCGGCGTCCCCGGCCTCGACCTGTTCGTCGAGTCCGAGGTGCCGGTCGGCGCAGGGCTCTCGTCGTCCGCGGCGCTCGAGTGCTCGGTGGCCGTGGCCTTCGCCGAGCTCTGGTCGCTGGACGTCAACCGCTCGGCCCTGGCCGCGGTCGGGCAACTCGCCGAGAACGAGGTCGTCGGCGCACCGACGGGCATCATGGACCAGTCCGCGTCGCTGCTGGGTGAGGCCGACTCGGGCGTGTTCCTCGACTGCCGCAGCCTCGACGCCGACGTCGTCGACCTCGGCTTCGCCGCCGCCGGCCTCGAGGTGCTCGTCGTCGACACGCACGTCGAGCACGCCCACGCCACCGGCGGCTACGTCGAGCGTCGCGCGTCGTGCGAGAAGGGTGCCGCCGCCCTCGGCGTCGACTCCCTGCGCGACCTCGACGCCGACGACCTCGGTCGGGCCGAAGAGCTGCTCGACGACGAGACCTTCCGTCGCGTCCGTCACGTCGTCACCGAGAACCAGCGCGTACTCGACACCGTCCGCACGCTGCGCACCGACGGCCCGCAGGCGATCGGCCATCTGCTCGACGCCTCGCACGTGTCGATGCGCGACGACTTCGAGATCTCGGTCCCCGAGTTGGACCTCGCCGTCGCCACCGCCCAGGCGACCGGCGCCGTGGGTGCCCGCATGACGGGTGGCGGTTTCGGCGGGTCGGCCATCGCGCTCGTCCCCACCGAGGCCCGCGCCGACGTCGAAGCCGCGATCGTCGCCGCCTTCGCCGAGGCCGGCTACACGGCTCCGACCGTCTTCACGGTGCACGCCGCCGAGGGCGCCCGCCGCGACGCCTGA
- the galT gene encoding galactose-1-phosphate uridylyltransferase, producing MSSITKRATVLSDGRELIYFDDADTTLTAERRVDARTLDPRPDTATMRQDVLTGEWVSIAASRQNRVFLPPAELDPLAPASETNPSEIPDVYDVAVFENRSPSFGPLLESDDAPEGLDDLTRIGLERTLRSVGRCEVVCFSPETHGSFADLSESRARTVVEAWADRTAALSALPGIQQVFPFENRGQAIGVTLHHPHGQIYAYPYVTPRTTRLLDSIETYGPTLFADLLDRERSGPRVVLAGEHFTAFVPFAARWPIEIHLLPHRHAPDFAALTDDERDELAVMYRRLLRGVDGLYDDPTPYIAAWHQAPVGVGRDTVRLMLQITSPRRAESKLKFLAGSEAAMGAWVGDLVPEVQADRIREAIERS from the coding sequence ATGTCGTCCATCACGAAACGCGCGACGGTCCTGTCCGACGGTCGCGAACTCATCTACTTCGACGACGCCGACACCACGCTCACGGCGGAGCGCCGCGTCGACGCGCGCACGCTCGATCCACGGCCCGACACGGCGACCATGCGACAGGACGTCCTCACCGGCGAGTGGGTCTCGATCGCCGCGTCGCGGCAGAACCGCGTGTTCCTGCCCCCGGCCGAGCTCGACCCGTTGGCGCCGGCCAGCGAGACCAACCCGTCCGAGATCCCCGACGTCTACGACGTCGCCGTGTTCGAGAACCGCTCGCCGTCGTTCGGGCCGCTGCTCGAGAGCGACGACGCTCCCGAGGGCCTCGACGACCTGACCCGCATCGGCCTCGAACGCACCCTGCGCAGCGTCGGCCGGTGCGAGGTCGTCTGCTTCAGCCCCGAGACCCACGGGTCGTTCGCCGACCTGAGCGAGTCACGCGCCCGCACCGTGGTCGAGGCCTGGGCCGACCGCACGGCCGCCCTGTCGGCGCTGCCCGGCATCCAGCAGGTGTTCCCCTTCGAGAACCGCGGCCAGGCCATCGGCGTCACCCTGCACCACCCGCACGGTCAGATCTACGCCTACCCCTACGTCACGCCGCGCACCACGCGGCTGCTCGACAGCATCGAGACCTACGGGCCGACCCTCTTCGCCGACCTGCTCGACCGCGAACGCTCCGGCCCCCGCGTCGTCCTCGCAGGCGAGCACTTCACGGCGTTCGTCCCGTTCGCCGCGCGATGGCCCATCGAGATCCACCTGCTGCCGCACCGTCACGCCCCCGACTTCGCGGCGCTGACCGACGACGAACGCGACGAGCTCGCGGTCATGTACCGGCGCCTCCTGCGCGGTGTCGACGGCCTGTACGACGACCCGACGCCCTACATCGCCGCCTGGCACCAGGCCCCGGTCGGCGTCGGACGCGACACCGTGCGCCTGATGCTGCAGATCACCTCGCCTCGCCGGGCCGAGAGCAAGTTGAAGTTCCTGGCAGGCTCCGAGGCGGCGATGGGAGCCTGGGTGGGCGACCTCGTCCCCGAGGTGCAGGCCGACCGAATCCGAGAGGCGATCGAGCGATCATGA
- a CDS encoding DeoR/GlpR family DNA-binding transcription regulator — protein sequence MNGNSTPPPVPQPAALPGERRRDRIADLVGRRGFVRTAELAREFRLSEVTIRTDLESLAADGLLSRVHGGALSVDRPAERPFEEESSVSTEAKRAIGVEAASLVRSGDCVVLDVGTTTTQIALALLERHDLEGVVVVTNGLTIALALEQAVPRFTVIVSGGTLRPLQHSLVNPLATSVFASVTADLAFIGCTGVHALHGVTNVNLPETDLKRLMTQTARRSYIVADGSKLGEAHLGVIGPLDTFEALITAGADEAPVAELRRAGLAVVTAGGAGEVDAPPRDPAPSRP from the coding sequence GTGAACGGCAACTCGACCCCGCCCCCGGTGCCGCAGCCGGCGGCGCTGCCGGGCGAGCGGCGCCGCGACCGCATCGCCGACCTCGTCGGGCGTCGCGGCTTCGTCCGCACGGCCGAGCTGGCGCGCGAGTTCCGGCTGTCCGAGGTGACGATCCGCACCGACCTCGAGAGCCTGGCGGCCGACGGCCTCCTCTCGCGCGTGCACGGCGGGGCGCTGTCCGTCGACCGCCCGGCCGAGCGACCGTTCGAAGAAGAGAGCTCGGTCTCGACCGAGGCCAAGCGGGCCATCGGGGTCGAGGCCGCGTCGCTCGTGCGGTCGGGCGACTGCGTCGTGCTCGACGTCGGCACGACCACCACCCAGATCGCTCTGGCCCTGCTCGAACGGCACGACCTCGAGGGCGTCGTGGTCGTGACGAACGGCCTCACCATCGCGCTGGCGCTCGAGCAGGCCGTGCCCCGGTTCACGGTCATCGTGTCCGGCGGCACCCTGCGGCCGTTGCAGCACTCTCTGGTCAACCCGCTGGCGACGAGCGTGTTCGCGAGCGTCACGGCCGACCTGGCGTTCATCGGCTGCACCGGCGTCCACGCCCTGCACGGGGTGACGAACGTCAACCTGCCCGAGACCGACCTCAAGCGCCTCATGACCCAGACCGCCCGCCGGTCGTACATCGTCGCCGACGGCAGCAAGCTCGGCGAGGCCCACCTCGGCGTCATCGGTCCGCTCGACACCTTCGAGGCGCTCATCACGGCGGGGGCCGACGAGGCGCCCGTCGCCGAGCTGCGTCGAGCCGGCCTCGCCGTCGTCACCGCAGGAGGCGCGGGCGAGGTCGACGCGCCTCCTCGCGACCCTGCCCCCTCGCGTCCCTGA
- a CDS encoding aldose 1-epimerase family protein, protein MTTSSPTGEQYDLALEHDGHRVTGVVTQVAAGIRALAVDGIALTETFGADEVPPSACGITLVPWPNRVARGRWTLDGREQQLDLTEPSKGNASHGLLRYTAYQVVGREPHAVTLGATVFPQHGYPFELDTSVRHELVPDGMVVTHTITNVGPDRAPFAVGSHPFFRVGDHDPATLTVTLAASTRYETDEASIPVGTVPVAGTEFDLSQGPRLGDLDLDTGYRDVEPDADGIRTTTFTAPDGSATELWQDPSFEYVQVFTPRNFPRDGVEGLAVAAEPMTAPANALASGEGLRWLEPGETWTGTWGVRYRASGS, encoded by the coding sequence ATGACGACGAGCAGCCCGACCGGAGAACAGTACGACCTCGCCCTGGAGCACGACGGGCACCGCGTCACGGGTGTGGTCACGCAGGTGGCGGCGGGCATCCGCGCGCTGGCCGTCGACGGCATCGCCCTGACCGAGACGTTCGGTGCCGACGAGGTGCCGCCGTCCGCCTGCGGCATCACCCTCGTGCCCTGGCCGAACCGGGTCGCGCGCGGCCGATGGACGCTCGACGGCCGCGAGCAGCAGCTCGACCTGACCGAGCCGTCCAAGGGCAACGCCAGCCACGGGCTGCTGCGGTACACGGCCTACCAGGTGGTCGGCCGCGAGCCCCACGCCGTGACGCTCGGAGCGACGGTGTTCCCCCAGCACGGCTATCCGTTCGAGCTCGACACGAGCGTGCGGCACGAGCTCGTCCCGGACGGCATGGTGGTGACGCACACGATCACGAACGTCGGCCCGGACCGGGCCCCGTTCGCCGTCGGGTCGCACCCGTTCTTCCGTGTGGGCGACCACGATCCGGCGACGCTGACCGTCACGCTGGCGGCCTCGACGCGCTACGAGACCGACGAGGCGAGCATCCCGGTCGGGACGGTGCCGGTGGCCGGCACCGAGTTCGACCTGTCGCAGGGCCCTCGCCTGGGCGACCTCGACCTCGACACGGGTTACCGCGACGTCGAGCCCGACGCCGACGGCATCCGCACGACGACCTTCACGGCCCCCGACGGCTCGGCGACCGAGCTCTGGCAAGACCCGTCGTTCGAGTACGTGCAGGTGTTCACGCCCCGCAACTTCCCCCGGGACGGGGTCGAGGGGCTGGCCGTCGCCGCCGAACCGATGACGGCACCGGCCAACGCGCTGGCCTCGGGCGAGGGCCTGCGCTGGCTCGAGCCGGGCGAGACGTGGACGGGCACGTGGGGCGTGCGGTACCGGGCGTCCGGCTCATGA
- a CDS encoding sigma-70 family RNA polymerase sigma factor — protein MLELVTRETETPESGPAPSTPDMLLPRVAQGDQAAFAELYDQTAPRVLGLIKRLLKDHAQSEEVAQEVFLEIWQNATRFDSTRGSAASWMLTMAHRRAVDRIRASQAGRDRDLKIGVRDLETDFDSVTESVEIRIEHERVERALGRLTELQRQAVKLAYYGGLSHSEVAKLLDVPIGTVKTRLRDGMIRLRDEMGVAS, from the coding sequence ATGCTCGAACTCGTGACCCGAGAGACAGAGACACCCGAGAGCGGGCCTGCTCCGTCGACCCCCGACATGTTGTTGCCGCGGGTCGCGCAGGGTGATCAGGCCGCTTTCGCCGAGCTGTACGACCAGACGGCGCCCCGCGTGCTGGGTCTGATCAAGCGCCTCCTGAAAGACCACGCCCAGTCCGAAGAGGTGGCCCAAGAGGTCTTCCTCGAGATCTGGCAGAACGCCACGCGCTTCGACTCCACCCGGGGCAGCGCCGCCAGCTGGATGCTCACGATGGCGCACCGACGAGCCGTCGACCGCATCCGCGCCTCCCAGGCCGGCCGCGATCGCGACCTCAAGATCGGCGTGCGCGACCTCGAGACCGACTTCGACTCGGTCACCGAGTCCGTCGAGATCCGCATCGAGCACGAGCGGGTCGAGCGGGCCCTCGGACGCCTCACCGAACTGCAACGGCAGGCGGTGAAGCTCGCCTACTACGGCGGCCTCAGCCACAGCGAGGTCGCGAAACTGTTGGACGTGCCGATCGGCACGGTCAAGACCAGACTGCGCGACGGCATGATCCGTCTGCGCGACGAGATGGGGGTGGCTTCGTGA
- a CDS encoding anti-sigma factor codes for MTDHDEPTHGRHADDAGTTRTDTDNLSGAYVLNALSDDERHAFEALLDDTSDQHDDTRTEVAELRETALLLAHAARPVTPSAGLRASVLDLIASTPQLAPLTATAAPTSPTADHDIATTAGGAGDDDHARRVERTPAPEMEPSESEGARVLTPTGAAHRRWFTRPVAVLGAAAAAAALFFGGGALVEGLGQSGQQQEQQASGIDEIYAASDFQRSVADVSTGGKATLIWSDELGRSAVVVDGMTSLPGDQTYELWYINDDGAVPAGTFDASSSAPATHLLKGEMNAGDTIGITVEPAGGSSSPTSDPVVAIPSA; via the coding sequence GTGACCGACCACGACGAGCCCACGCACGGCCGCCACGCGGACGACGCGGGCACCACGAGAACCGACACCGACAACCTGTCCGGCGCCTACGTGCTCAACGCACTGAGCGACGACGAACGACACGCGTTCGAGGCACTCCTCGACGACACATCAGACCAGCACGACGACACCAGGACGGAGGTGGCCGAATTGAGAGAGACCGCATTGTTGCTCGCTCACGCGGCCCGGCCCGTCACCCCGTCGGCCGGGCTCCGCGCAAGCGTGCTCGACCTCATCGCGTCGACGCCGCAGCTCGCGCCGCTCACGGCGACGGCGGCACCGACGAGCCCCACGGCAGACCACGACATCGCGACGACCGCAGGAGGCGCGGGTGACGACGACCACGCACGTCGCGTCGAGCGCACCCCCGCCCCCGAGATGGAGCCGAGCGAATCCGAGGGTGCTCGCGTCCTCACGCCGACCGGAGCCGCGCACCGTCGTTGGTTCACGCGCCCCGTCGCCGTCCTCGGGGCGGCCGCCGCGGCCGCCGCGCTCTTCTTCGGCGGTGGAGCCCTCGTCGAGGGCCTCGGTCAGTCCGGCCAGCAGCAGGAACAGCAGGCCTCGGGCATCGACGAGATCTACGCCGCGAGCGACTTCCAACGCTCGGTGGCCGACGTCAGCACCGGCGGCAAGGCGACGCTCATCTGGTCGGACGAGCTCGGTCGCTCGGCCGTCGTCGTCGACGGGATGACCTCGCTGCCCGGCGACCAGACCTACGAGCTCTGGTACATCAACGATGACGGCGCCGTCCCCGCGGGTACCTTCGACGCCTCGTCGAGCGCCCCGGCCACGCACCTGCTCAAGGGTGAGATGAACGCGGGCGACACCATCGGCATCACGGTCGAGCCGGCGGGTGGCTCGTCCTCGCCGACCAGCGACCCGGTCGTCGCCATCCCCAGCGCCTGA